From the Halorhabdus utahensis DSM 12940 genome, one window contains:
- a CDS encoding cytochrome P450 → MAETQGSSTERGEQPSETPPGPGGLPLLGNTLDLYRDPWALYEELESYGDVVHYTAGGNDFNVVLDPTLVEQVLLTDHDAYGKWALGDVGGGIGSEGLVLTEGEQWQRQRRVIQDAFTMDRIRAYGDAMGQYAAEAVEAWDDGEEIALNEAFSRLTLRILAHSLFDLDIDAEAGTVAEFTRTVNDRMDVDNLTAFVPLWVPLPRNRRFKRRVAAFESFVEELIEQRRADATERDDLLSLLLAHEGDGLTETEIRDQMTTFLFAGHETTSLALTYACMALATHPGPRERLNREHERVLDGGIPSLAQLPQLEATERAIKEALRLYPPVYVLFREANRDVELGGYRVPSGQKVTVPQFWIHRKEAFYDDPDEFDPSRWTDGFEDELHDYAYFPFGGGPRHCIGMRFAMQELKTVLPTVLQRVDFELLSDPDPDFSMGATLRPAEDVRVRVRKRD, encoded by the coding sequence TGGATCTCTATCGCGATCCGTGGGCATTGTACGAGGAGCTGGAATCGTACGGCGATGTCGTCCACTATACGGCCGGTGGGAACGACTTCAACGTCGTTCTCGATCCGACTCTCGTCGAGCAGGTATTGTTGACTGATCACGATGCCTACGGCAAGTGGGCGTTGGGGGACGTCGGCGGCGGTATCGGGAGCGAGGGGCTGGTCCTCACGGAGGGCGAGCAGTGGCAGCGCCAGCGCCGGGTGATCCAGGACGCCTTCACGATGGACCGAATCAGGGCGTACGGCGACGCGATGGGGCAGTACGCCGCCGAGGCCGTCGAGGCGTGGGACGACGGCGAGGAGATAGCGCTGAACGAGGCGTTCTCCCGGCTCACGCTCCGGATCCTGGCACACTCGCTGTTCGATCTGGACATCGACGCGGAGGCGGGGACGGTCGCCGAGTTCACGCGGACGGTCAACGACCGCATGGACGTCGACAATCTCACCGCGTTCGTTCCGCTGTGGGTCCCGCTGCCCAGGAACCGCCGGTTCAAGCGGCGCGTCGCGGCCTTCGAATCGTTCGTCGAGGAGCTGATCGAGCAGCGCCGGGCCGACGCCACCGAGCGCGATGACCTGCTGTCGCTCCTGCTGGCCCACGAGGGCGACGGGCTTACCGAGACGGAGATCCGCGACCAGATGACCACGTTCCTGTTCGCCGGACACGAGACGACCTCGCTGGCGTTGACCTACGCCTGCATGGCACTTGCCACCCATCCCGGTCCACGTGAGCGTCTGAACCGGGAGCACGAGAGAGTCCTGGATGGCGGGATTCCCAGCCTCGCACAGCTCCCGCAACTGGAGGCCACCGAGCGGGCGATCAAGGAAGCCCTGAGGCTCTACCCGCCGGTGTACGTCCTCTTTCGGGAGGCCAACCGGGACGTCGAACTCGGCGGCTACCGCGTCCCGTCGGGTCAGAAGGTCACAGTCCCGCAGTTCTGGATCCACCGCAAGGAGGCGTTCTACGACGATCCCGACGAGTTCGACCCGTCCCGATGGACGGACGGCTTCGAGGACGAGCTACACGACTACGCCTACTTCCCGTTCGGTGGCGGTCCGCGCCACTGCATCGGGATGCGATTCGCCATGCAGGAACTGAAGACAGTGCTCCCGACAGTGCTCCAGCGCGTCGACTTTGAGTTGCTCTCGGATCCGGATCCGGACTTCTCCATGGGGGCGACCCTGCGGCCCGCCGAGGATGTCCGTGTGCGAGTCCGGAAACGGGACTGA